The sequence TTTATTTTTGATCGATataattttgataaaataaaaaaacactgacattttaattatgcaTGTGATATTATTTGGCACACATTTGGCTCCATTCACAAAACAAATACATACGTACATATGAACCATGAAGTAGGCAGTCCGTTggtttagaaaataaaataaaattaaaattttcacTAGATAGACGGGTGAAGGAGAACCTCATCGAAGCATACCAAGTACAAAACTCCATTTAAAAGATATATTCTTCGTCATTTTCGAATTATCTTTAACAATTGTTAGTGCTTGCCCATCTAGGAAAACTCTCCACTCAGCTTCACTCAACCTTTTCAGCCAAGAAAAGTACGAGTTAAGTTACCCGCCACAAGAACTTATCGGCTGATACCGTATCTAAAGATACGATTGCCTTGTTATCCACCCCGAATCAATTGATAAGCCCCCCGCTGAAAGACAGAAACCATTGGCAAAAGCATTTGAACGATTTCGAGCGATGAATCAGCGACTGCTTTGGGCGACTGACTGGAGGCACTTATTGTGCATTGGTAAGTGCCGATATATCATTATAATGTGTGGGTGACACACCAGGGAAGCCATAGAAGTCAACTCCCCATGTGCACTCGAAGAATTCCTAGTACTAATTTAACAGTTTTGTTTATTCATACAGTATTtgattacatttaaattacaaCGCAAGTAAAATAACAGTTAAAGATAAGAGAGAGAGCTATAGTCGAGGGACTTGACtctcagatacccgttaccaGTGGCCGATCCAGAATTTGGGGTTATTCAACAAAGTTTGTTGAGTAGAAATCAAATTTGGACAAGCCCAATTCAATAACATTTGTTTTAAGCATTTTATAATTTGTAGGAATTGTGAAATTTCTGGGATGATTCTTTTGCAAGTCTAAATTTAGTTCCGACCAAAGAGACTTCTGCGTTAGGCCTTAATAAGTGCTTAATGTGCTTTAACAACAAAACcaaatatttagaaaatttgGTACAATTTGGGATAACACATTTACACAGAACTTTAATTAAATACTACTACTAGCCATTACTTTAAAACTTAGAACAAAATACTTTTGTTTTCTTACTTTATTTACCGtatgtaataataataatataatcaataaaaaatttaaataattatttttaatgcgCTCACCTTGGAAAACATAACTATAAGTACTAGCGGTTTTCTCTTTTAGTGTAAAAAGCCCAAGGTGCTTGAGCAATTACAAAAACATGAGCAAACATGAACACAGCAATTGAAAAGCGGCTGAAATGAAATTTAATACGGGTCAAAACTGAATTCATGGAAAATTAAGAGGGACAAGGAAACCCTTGAAGCAAACAGCGGTCAGGGGTTAAACCAAGGATCAAGAGGTGGAGGACTCTACAGCCTTGCCGAGAAGGTGCAAAAAGAGGGCTGTGCCGCACACCTGCAGATCCTCGCCGGCGTCCTCTTTGATGCTGTCCACCAGAACAACTCCATACTTGACCACAATCATGACCAACATCATCCGCAGATAAAGGAAATTCCGCTCCACGTAGGCCAGAAATCCGAGTGATACAATGTTGCCGAGAACCGTAAGATTTCGCAAGCTGTCGCTAAAGGCACAATCTCGCCGACTTTTCGCCAGGCAGCAACCCAAATCGCAAACCAGGGGCAGCACGAAGAAGGCATGGCCCAATGCTATGGCACTTAACCCGGTGGACTGCATGTAGAGATCCATATTGGACAGGGGCAAAGGTACCAGTTCCAGGACACCATGCGTTATGTCCCTCAGCTTTCGGCACTCCTCCGGCTGTCCGCTGGCGAAGATCACCCGGAGCAATCCGAAAACCGCAGAGAATCCGACCACCACGCAAGCGACCAGGGCGAAGGGGTGCTTCTCCGGCTGCATTTTACGGCCGGAACAAACCGCCGTGCTCAGCAACAGGCCGTTGTACACAAAACGCAGCCAGGGACCCGAGAGAGGTTCGCTCATCGCAGCATCACCGGAGGCCaacttttgaattttaataCCAAGTTATGATTTGGACGTTATGAAAATGACTGTTAGCAAAGGGCTTACTGTTCGTTGGAAGATCCAATACCTCCCTAAATAATTTTGGTTTTAAGTTACTTTACGGCTTTCCGTATTATATTGAAGCAAGAAAGAACACCATAATCGACTTCCTCGACTGTGAGATGCCCGTTACCCAAAAATCCGGAAAAAATTATGCTAGGTGAACTGCGGTTTCTATAGCatttaagaatttttaatGTTTAAGTTGCAAGGCTtgcatggctagatcgactaggctagtaatcctgatcaaTAATACATATAGGCTTCTTCTACCTGGTACGTACGTTCCGACGAATACAATATACCATGTTGTCCTACGAGTAACTAACAACTAATAACATCATTACATTAAATGGAATAAAGTTAAAAGATTGTGGCTTTCACTCTTTAACaatataaacaaggaagaaggctatagtcgagtacctcgactgtcagatacccgttactcagctaaagggaccaaagagaaatggagatatgcaagcaacaaagcgagattaaaatgcgccacctacccgcgatatgggcgctagagtgggcgtgacagacttttttttttgggtcaatcgataggtattgccAAATCTAATACatcagttaaaatgttgtttctagcatggaaattgtgggcgccGCCGGCTTAGGCGGTCTGTGGGCAAACTTTTtattggatcaatcgataggtattgacgaaactaatacacttcagttaaaattttttatgggcggcttgtgggcgttagagtgggcgtggcactttgctgaaacaaacttgcgctgcgtaaggagctcaggaatctgcacgccaaaggGGCCGTCCATAAACCACGTGGACAGTTTTGTGGGGAGGGGGGTTCGTCAAAAGTCCACGATTTTCCACGAGGGGGGAAGGGGGGTTCGAGGTAAATGTCCACGTGGACAtagtaaaaatttaattttaacctttatgttatttattaCACTTTTAAATGTACTATTAAACTTCTATTTATTTACCATTGTTAAAAATCTCTAtagatataattttaaataagaaaaaaaaaattttcaatgaaAAAGTCCACGTGGACAAAATGGGGGGAGGAGCGGGCTAGTTAGAAATCCACGATTGTCCACGAGAAgggagggggggggggggggtcaAAAAGTGCTTAAAATTTGTCCACGTGGTTCATGGACGGtcccaaatctcaatagcctagctcttatagtttccgttcatccggacggacagacagacggacagacggacatggctagatcgactcggctagtgatcctgatcaagaatatatgtatatactttatggggtcggaaacgattccttctgcctgtaacatactttccgacgaatctagtatactttacgagtaacgggtataatgagtTACAAATTATTAGTTTTGTGTTCTTTAAAGGTGAGTTttgtataataataataataatcctGCGACACCCCAGAAATTGCCCTTCTACTGTTCCAGTAACGGGTGTGTTATTTTgtaccaaaaataaaagtaaaactCACAAATAATGTGtgaaaattttataaatacaattttaaatgaTTGCGGACCCTGGTTAAATGTATACTTAGGTTACACCCGTAACTGTTGATTTGAGGAATTGTTGTATTTCGGTCAACTGTTCACACAACTcagttttcaaaaatttcaGCAATTTAACAAGTTTGAGGCTCTAAATCGCTGTAAACCAGAGTTGTCatcttgaaaaaaaaaaaccatggCAACTCTTCTTTTAGTATGACCAGTTAGCAATATTGACGTAAATTCATATGTTAAAGTATAGAATCTATACTATAGATGTAGTTTCTTTTACCTTATTAATCATTTAAGCAGTAACTACATGTTTATAGTTCTGAAAATATTGACAACCTGTTTAAAAAATCAACAGAAACCATTTTAGGTCGTTCTCCCGATTACTGAAACATTCTGTTGAAATTGTAACAAAACAGCAATATAAAAGTTTAGGGAATACTCAGATTaaattggaaaataatattgagAAAAAAACTGTAATGTTTTTGTACTATTCATGGTAATGCAAAAGCAATGTGTTTCTTGACTcgaaaatactaaaatatttatcaacTTATATTATCGGTGAGGTACTTTTGTAAGCACGACAACCTATCGCATAAATGTCATaccaaaagaaatattttgacaGGGTCAAACCATTTCGATAATTAACGCAAAAGTTTTTTATGTCCTGTAATAGAATGGATTTGGCTAAAGAACCTACCAATCTAGATTGCGACATCCTGGAGGAACTGCGGGACTACTGCGTCCGTCACGAGATACCAGTGCCCTCCATTCATGTTGATATTGTAGATGTAGAGCAACGAGCTGCTCCAGATGTCCCGGAATTCGTAGCCTGCTGCTCCGTTGCTTCCATAGTTCGCTTTGGAAAGTCGAATAAGAAAAGGGATGCCGTCCAGCGAGCTGCCGTTGAAATGCTGGCCGTAATCTCGAACGAAGTTCATGAATTGCAGGTTGATTCTGCCAAGCCATCGAAAGAGGTTCCAAAAACGGACGATGAATTGGAGTCCGAGCGCAGGAAGAAGTTTAAAACCTACAGGGAGCTCACAGATACCGGAATTGTGGATAGTAAGGGTCTGCGCCTCTGCGATCGCCATAAATACTTCAACAACTTATATCCTTCCCTGAAGGAAGCTGCTTTCATGGTCATCCGTTCTGATGAATACACCAGCTCCAAGGATAAGGCCTTGAGCCTACTAAG is a genomic window of Drosophila suzukii chromosome 2L, CBGP_Dsuzu_IsoJpt1.0, whole genome shotgun sequence containing:
- the LOC108019046 gene encoding uncharacterized protein: MSCNRMDLAKEPTNLDCDILEELRDYCVRHEIPVPSIHVDIVDVEQRAAPDVPEFVACCSVASIVRFGKSNKKRDAVQRAAVEMLAVISNEVHELQVDSAKPSKEVPKTDDELESERRKKFKTYRELTDTGIVDRSCFHGHPF
- the LOC108019025 gene encoding uncharacterized protein, which gives rise to MSEPLSGPWLRFVYNGLLLSTAVCSGRKMQPEKHPFALVACVVVGFSAVFGLLRVIFASGQPEECRKLRDITHGVLELVPLPLSNMDLYMQSTGLSAIALGHAFFVLPLVCDLGCCLAKSRRDCAFSDSLRNLTVLGNIVSLGFLAYVERNFLYLRMMLVMIVVKYGVVLVDSIKEDAGEDLQVCGTALFLHLLGKAVESSTS